AGACCTGCCTCGCCCTCTTCAGGTCGGAAGAACCCTCGACCCCCACAACGACGCATTCTCTTCCGGCCAAGGCCGCGACGAGGGCCGAGTCGACGCCGCCGGAGAGGGCGACGACCCCCTCGTCTTTTCGCAGAACGACGGCGGTCTCGATCGCCCTGGGGAGGTCCGCAGCCGGCGGCTGCGGATCGACAACTCCGACGACTCGGCCGTCGCAGACGATCTTCCCGGGGGGACAGTCCCCGGGGACGATCCCGAAATGGTCCCGGGCCTTCCCCCCATCCCAGGAGAGGAAGAACTCGCCTCCGAACTCGGATAAGGTGGCTGGGCTCTCTTCGAGGATCTTCTCCACCTCCAGCACCGTGAGCCGCCTCCCATCAACCTCGACCCAGCCATGCAGATTCAAGTTGGAGACCATGGAGCAGCCTCTATCCCCGGGCCGTTTATAAGATTGCGGTCTCGGGATAGACCTGGTGAACGGCGTTGATCTCCATACCGAAGAATCTCCGATAGACCTCCTCATAGACGGCCCGCGGGTCGATATCGGTGAAGAGGTCGGGGTGGAACCACTTGGCGTAGTAGAGGATCATCACGACCTCGGATAGGCCGCTGGCCATGTTTATGTCGGCGACGTAGACCCTTCCGGTCTCGACGGCATCGATACGGTCGAAGGCCGGGAGGCTCATGATCTCCGCCCTCTTATCCGCCATCTCCTGGAGGGTCGGGGTCGGCCCGGCGTACTGGGAGGTGGGGATCGAGTAGACTATTACCTCCGGGTCTCTCTCTAACACCCACTCCATATCGACGTGAGGCACCTTCCCCGGCAGATCCTCCGCGATGTTCTCCCCTCCGGCCTCGACGATCCTCTCGTGCCCCGCCGACTCGAAGCCGGCGGTCCAGTCGAAGTGGCCCATGGACATGAAGTAGATCCGGGGCCTCTCCTCCTCCGGGATCCCGGCGGTCCTGGCAGAGACGAGGTCGCTGTAGCCCCTGGCCCAGCCGATCATCTCCCTCGCCTCCTCCTCCCTCCCCAGGATCAGGCCAAGGTCGGCGATCATGGGGATGAGGGTGTCGATCTGAAGCCCCCGATACCTGAGGACGGGGACCCCGTACCCCTTCAGCCGCTCCTCATCCTCTGCCGAGAAGAGCCCCCCGGTCTTCGCTATCACCAGGTCGGGGCCGATCTCCATGACCCTCTCCAGGTCCACCTCCCGGCCGGACTCTCCCACCTTCTCCATCGCCATCAGGCCAGGAGGGCTGATGCAGTCCTCCGATACCGCAGCCAGCCGATCTGCCTCGCCGAGGGCGTATATCACCTCCGCCGCCGCCGGGGTGAGAGAGATGATCTTCTTGGGGATCGCGGGAAGGGTCACCTCCCTCCCCTCCTCATCGGTGACGGTGAGGGTCTGGCCTGAGGCGTCATGGGATAGGGCCGGCGCCGATAGGAGCGCCAGGGTTAGCAGGATCATCGCGGTTCTGAGCATATCGGTCCACCTTTGTCGGTTATATTGATTTAATTAAAGCTGACTTGTCTAAATTGGTTAAATATCTTTTGGATAAATCAAGTTAGTTTGTTTTAATCCGGTCGAACGCCGGAGGACCTCGTTGGCGTTGGGAAAACGTTGGGGGGGCGGATGGAGGGCCGCCCCGAATGATCCGGGCTATATCGAGAGCCTGTAGGTGTAGCCCGAGAGGAAAGTCCCCCGCTCCGAGTAGGTCCGGCCTCCGGCGGATATCTGCAGGACCTGGTAACGGTCCCCCGGGACGTTCAGGCTGAAGGTCCCGTCTAAGGGATCGCCGCCCTGGCCGTCGCCGCCGACGTAAGTGCCGTCGACGAAGACGCTGTAGCCCTTGAGCCAGGTGGAGCTGAAGATCACCCTGGCGTATCCTGGAGACGGCCACGGCCCTGGGCCGGGGGCCGGCCCCGGCGACGGAGGCCAGCCTCCTCTGGCGACGTCAACGATGACGACGTTGCTCGGCTGGCCGGCGGCGACGAAGAGGAGGACGTGCCTTCCGACGGCGTCGGCGTGGAAGACGAGCCTATTATGTCCCGGATAGAGGGTTCGGGAGCTGGATAAGACCGTCCCGTCGGGGCGGATCTCGTAGAAGTCGGCCCTTCCCCCGCCAGAGGAGGCGAGGAGGTAGAGGTAAGATCCCAGGGGAGCGACGACCCGCTGGGTCCAGGTGGAGGCCCCCAAAATCCAGAGGGTGTTAGCACCCCCGCCGGCGGACTGGTAGGCGGAATAGGACGTGGACCTGCCGCCGAAGGCGACGGAGGAGGGCTCCCGGCCGACGAGGCTGTACCTCTCCACCTCGCCGGAGGCTGCCGGAGGCTCCATCGCGAAGAACTCGGCGAAGGAAGAGGCGTCCTCGGAGCTGTATATGGAAGAGCCTGATGGGGGGTCGATGGAGGATGCCATCGGCATTCCCAGGGCGAGGGTCAGGAGGAGGAGGGCTTTCAGGCCAAAGGCTTTCAAGGTGAACACCTATGGGATGTATATCTTCCCGATGGTACAAAAATTTTTTTCTCGGATTTCCGGACCAACCCCACCCCTTTCGGCCCTGCTCCTCCTCTGCAAAGTTTGATCAAGGGTGGGAGCCCCAGATACTTTCGGGGTGATGCGGACGGGCTCCGGAAAGCCTCCTGTACCGCCGAACAACGGCACCTCCATCCATCGGCTCCGTCGGGCGCTAGGGGCGGGCCGTCAAGGCCGCCAGAATCGGATCGATGGTGGTGATGGAGGCGTGCGGCCTCTCGGTCTTGATGCAGATCCCTTCAATGGACGGAGGATATCCCTTGATCGTTACCGAGCATATCGATTTTCAGACCCGGGGAAACGGCGAGATGGCCGACCTGACCGGAAAGGTCGCCGCCATCGTCGAGAGGACGGGGCTCTCTGCGGGGGTGGTCGTCGTCTTCGCCTCCGGCGCCACCGGGGCGGTCACCACCATCGAGTACGAGCCGGGGCTCGTGGAGGATATGAAGGGCGCCCTGGAGAGGATAGCCCCGGAGGGGGGGGAGTACGCCCACAACCAGAGGTGGGGGGACGGAAACGGCCACTCCCACATCCGGGCCTCGGTGATCGGCCCAAGCCTCGCCGTCCCCTTCGCCGGCGGGAAGCTTCTCCTCGGGACCTGGCAGCAGATAGTCTTCCTCGATCTGGACAACAGGCCTCGATACCGGAGGGTCGTCGTCCAGATCATCGGCGAGGGATAGGCGGGGAGAAGGGCGGCCGTATCTCACCCACCGAAGGCCAAAAGGGCCAGAAGGATGGAGAGCCTGACGAGGATGCTCATTCCCGTGGAGAAGAGGACGATCCCGACCCCCAGCCGCGGACCGAAGAGCCCGACGTAGCGGGGGAGGAGGCTTCTTGCGGCGAAGAGGGGGAGCATGAACATGCTCCCCAGCATCAGGACGATCATCGCCTGGACCGGGGTGATCCCGTTGCTATGAATCATCGGCCCCAGGAGGGATATCCCGACGATGGGGCTTGCGACGTAGGTCGTCAGCGGCACGATGCTCTCCGGAGGGATCCCGAAGATCTCTGCCAGGGGGAGGACGCTGAAGGCCTCGAAGGCCCCCCGGTCCCTCAGGGCGAAGACCGCGGCCGTCATGGTGAGGTAGATCGCGGCGATCTTGAGAAAGAGCCTCCTCTCTCGCCGGAAGGACCTCGCCACCGCCTCCCGGAGGGAGACCTTCTCCTGCCGGATGGGCTCGGGGACCCGGCAGCTCCTCTCGACGAGGAGGATCCTGGAGAGGATCACCACCGCCGATATCTTGACGAGGGCGGTGACGATGAAGACGAAAGCGTAGAATCCCCCCACCAGAAGCCCCAGGGCCGGAAGGACGATGGGTATCTGATAGGTGAAGAGCTCCCGGAAGTAGACGGGGATGCTGTTCATGATGGCGCAGAGGATCACCTCCCTCTCGTTGAGGCACCCCTCGTCCCGGAACCTCGCCACCATCCCGTTGGCTGCCACCGCCGACCCCAGGGAGACGACGAAGGCCGAGGCGCAGGCGTCGGGGAGCCTGGTGAAGGAGAAGAGGGGGCTTGCGATCCTGGATATGCCCTGGAGCAGCCCCATCTCCGTCAGGACTCCGGCTCCGAAGAGGCCTATCCCTATCATCGCGAGGATGGGGGATGCGAAATCGAGGGTCCTGAGGAGGAGATCGATCATCGTACGAAGGTCTCTTCCTGCCGATAGATCAACCTATTCCAGGTCTGCGGCCCTGGGTGAGGCCGGATCCCCGGGGCCTCTCCTCGGGATAGCCGGAATCCTCCGCCCCGGAGGACGCGTCCGCCTCCCGTACTTTCTCAATATATGAAAACTTACTTATATCTTGAAACCTCAAATAAATGAGGATACGTCGGGGAGGTCCGGGACGGTCCTTCGCCGGTTTATCGATAGGGAGGTTTTATAGATGAGGCTTTTGCATCTGGAGCGGCTCGGGGCGCGTTCGAGGGGTACATCGCCGGAGGTCTTCGACTTCGGCGTCCTCCTCCCCTGGGTCTATTCCAAAGATGGAAACCGGCTCATTGTCAAGATAATTCACGAGAGAGACCAGTTCATCCAGGATGTACAGCCGATGGAGTTTGAGATGGATCAGTCGGAGGACCCCGATTACGGCGCCCTCTGGTCGACGGAGGTGGAGATCGATCCGGACTCTCCGGAGAGCCATCCGGGCTCCCACTGGGGAGACGACGGGAGGTACGTCTACAGGTACCAGCTGAAGTCCCCCCACCTCGAAGAGCCGATAGACTGGATCATCGACCCCTTCGCCCGGGAGTTTGGGGTCGGAAAGCTCTCGGCGATCACCAAGGGGTACGATAGGGACTATAGGTACGAATGGAGCGATGAGGAGGAGGCTTGGAGGACGCCGCCCCTGGAGGAGCTGATCGTCTACGAGCTGATGATCAGCGAG
The sequence above is drawn from the Methanothrix harundinacea 6Ac genome and encodes:
- a CDS encoding secondary thiamine-phosphate synthase enzyme YjbQ, which produces MDGGYPLIVTEHIDFQTRGNGEMADLTGKVAAIVERTGLSAGVVVVFASGATGAVTTIEYEPGLVEDMKGALERIAPEGGEYAHNQRWGDGNGHSHIRASVIGPSLAVPFAGGKLLLGTWQQIVFLDLDNRPRYRRVVVQIIGEG
- a CDS encoding ABC transporter substrate-binding protein gives rise to the protein MLRTAMILLTLALLSAPALSHDASGQTLTVTDEEGREVTLPAIPKKIISLTPAAAEVIYALGEADRLAAVSEDCISPPGLMAMEKVGESGREVDLERVMEIGPDLVIAKTGGLFSAEDEERLKGYGVPVLRYRGLQIDTLIPMIADLGLILGREEEAREMIGWARGYSDLVSARTAGIPEEERPRIYFMSMGHFDWTAGFESAGHERIVEAGGENIAEDLPGKVPHVDMEWVLERDPEVIVYSIPTSQYAGPTPTLQEMADKRAEIMSLPAFDRIDAVETGRVYVADINMASGLSEVVMILYYAKWFHPDLFTDIDPRAVYEEVYRRFFGMEINAVHQVYPETAIL
- a CDS encoding nucleoside recognition protein, translating into MIDLLLRTLDFASPILAMIGIGLFGAGVLTEMGLLQGISRIASPLFSFTRLPDACASAFVVSLGSAVAANGMVARFRDEGCLNEREVILCAIMNSIPVYFRELFTYQIPIVLPALGLLVGGFYAFVFIVTALVKISAVVILSRILLVERSCRVPEPIRQEKVSLREAVARSFRRERRLFLKIAAIYLTMTAAVFALRDRGAFEAFSVLPLAEIFGIPPESIVPLTTYVASPIVGISLLGPMIHSNGITPVQAMIVLMLGSMFMLPLFAARSLLPRYVGLFGPRLGVGIVLFSTGMSILVRLSILLALLAFGG